One window from the genome of Sardina pilchardus chromosome 12, fSarPil1.1, whole genome shotgun sequence encodes:
- the marcksa gene encoding myristoylated alanine-rich protein kinase C substrate a, translated as MGAQFSKTAAKGETVAEKPGEAAASPTKTNGQENGHVKVNGDASPAAAEAGKEEVQANGSATAEEAPKQEAEKAEAAAPAEKEAAEGEKENAEAAAPAAEGEAAAKAEDGATPSTSNETPKKKKKRFSFKKSFKLSGFSFKKTKKETGEGEGEEAAASTEEAKAEGAEATEAAAAEEAKPAGEEAAPAAAAEETKEPAAAAASPVEAKPEETAEKSAEEAKAATPAEEPKAEEKPAEPAAEAKSPEQEAPKAEEPAPATQEPAASSPEAPAAEAQE; from the exons ATGGGAGCGCAATTCTCCAAGACCGCTGCAAAAGGCGAAACCGTGGCAGAAAAGCCAGGAGAGGCTGCTGCTTCACCTACCAAGACTAATGGACAG GAAAATGGGCACGTGAAAGTGAACGGGGACGCGTCCCCTGCTGCTGCAGAGGCGGgtaaggaggaggtgcaggccaATGGCAGTGCCACCGCCGAGGAGGCGCCCAAGCAGGAGGCCGAGAAGGCTGAGGCTGCTGCACCTGCAGAGAAGGAGGCCGCCGAGGGCGAGAAGGAGAACGCAGAGGCCGCCGCTCCGGCCGCCGAGGGCGAGGCTGCCGCCAAGGCCGAGGACGGCGCCACGCCTTCCACCAGCAACGAGACgcccaagaagaagaagaagcgatTCTCTTTCAAGAAGTCCTTCAAGCTCAGCGGCTTCTCCTTCAAGAAGACCAAGAAGGAGACCGGCGAGGGCGAGGGCGAGGAGGCCGCCGCGTCCACGGAGGAGGCCAAGGCCGAGGGAGCCGAGGCCACGGAGGCAGCCGCCGCCGAGGAGGCCAAGCCCGCCGGAGAGGAGGCCgctcccgccgccgccgcagagGAGACCAAGGAGCCCGCCGCAGCCGCCGCCAGCCCGGTGGAGGCCAAACCCGAGGAGACGGCAGAGAAGTCGGCCGAGGAGGCCAAGGCGGCCACTCCCGCGGAGGAGCCCAAGGCGGAGGAGAAGCCAGCGGAGCCTGCAGCAGAGGCCAAGTCCCCCGAGCAGGAGGCCCCCAAAGCAGAGGAGCCCGCACCTGCGACACAGGAGCCCGCAGCCTCCAGTCCAGAGGCCCCCGCCGCCGAGGCCCAAGAGTAG